A genomic region of Metopolophium dirhodum isolate CAU chromosome 1, ASM1992520v1, whole genome shotgun sequence contains the following coding sequences:
- the LOC132935879 gene encoding uncharacterized protein LOC132935879, with protein sequence MHESITLNLTGNSTVLSVNYFPSLNVYEDSEIALLSLQTCNSFPNIINPTNNRLRIKSIPPDRIAKIQFFVPAECRDIEDINKYMVEELSQVNKVYGTKLTFSVRIDPVDFRTYIKCNGILNFEHPYSIASVFGYRKKVCGPFHEEHRSDKAANLNTINSIKVMCNIAHGSFNNQLQSHSIYEFFPSGRRGTKVVQSPVNLIYYRLNKTDINSITVQLVDQNNNPIDNFNETLTVVLHIKRHGSHH encoded by the coding sequence ATGCATGAATCTATTACATTAAATCTAACTGGAAATTCAACTGTATTgtcggtaaattattttccatctctaaacgtttacgaggattcagaaatagctttgttatctttgcaaacgtgcaattcatttccaaatattataaatccaactaataaccggctgagaataaaatcaattcctccagatagaatagcaaaaattcaattttttgtaccaGCCGAATGCCGTGACATagaagatattaacaaatatatggtaGAAGAGTTATCTCAAGTTAATAAAGTCTACGGAACAAAGCTGACATTCAGTGTACGTATTGATCCTGTCGATTTTagaacgtatataaaatgtaatggaatactaaactttgagcatccgtatagtatagcaTCTGTTTTTGGGTATAGAAAGAAAGTTTGTGGACCGTTTCATGAAGAACATCGATCGGATAAAGctgcaaatttaaacacaattaattctataaaagtaatgtgtaatatagcacatgggtcattcaacaaccaacttcaaagccattcgatatatgagtttttcccaagtgggagaagaggaacaaaggttgttcaatctccggtaaaccttatatattacagattaaacaaaacagatattaattcaattactgttcagttagttgaccaaaacaataatccaattgacaattttaacgaaacgttaacagttgttctgcatattaaacgtcacggatctcatcattaa